In Pyxidicoccus xibeiensis, the following proteins share a genomic window:
- a CDS encoding hybrid sensor histidine kinase/response regulator — protein MTPSEHIPAERPQEGQARPRASILMVDDHPSNLLALEAILEPLGQELVKATSGEEALKFLLQRDFAVILMDVQMPGLDGFQTATLIKQRERTRTIPIIFLTALSRDAAHVFKGYAHGAVDYLLKPFDPEILRSKVSVFVDLFLKEQQIQRQASLLRQRDREALERQSELRYRRLTESLPEVMWAARADGSFTYANRAARDYTGIQEEQPLSLGTFLEFVHPADREAMRSAWEQAIRGGHRVEREFRLRRFDGVYRWHLARAVPEKDEASGLAGWIAVATDIDDKRRAEEALGRFKTTLDATLDCVLMFSPDSLTLTYANAGAAKQLAGAVDELVGLSVLEVESAFDEAGFRKLLAPLVSGTLPSQTYSTTHRRRDGTEVPVEVVLQFVSADEGPGRFISVARDITERQRAETALRLASEAKDAFLAAASHELRTPLAAAKGHAHLALLKLGGETEAGPGKSLKIINRQIDRMAKLVEDLLDISRLQAGRLSLELERFDLSHLVHETRDRMAVLSQGHEIQVEAPEQLEGTWDRGRLDQVLTNLLSNAIRYSPEGGPVLVRLSGEGEEGVHLAVKDRGVGIPKDKQGLIFERFGRAHGSKYGGLGLGLTISQGIVEQHGGRIWVESVGAPGEGSTFHVWLPRETVGQLGTVHQAPGTRTAS, from the coding sequence ATGACGCCTAGCGAACACATCCCCGCCGAACGCCCCCAGGAGGGACAGGCACGTCCCCGGGCGAGCATCCTGATGGTGGATGACCACCCGTCCAACCTGCTGGCGCTGGAGGCCATCCTCGAGCCGCTGGGGCAGGAGCTGGTGAAGGCCACCAGCGGTGAAGAGGCGCTCAAGTTCCTGCTGCAGCGCGACTTCGCCGTCATCCTGATGGACGTGCAGATGCCCGGGCTGGATGGCTTCCAGACGGCCACCCTCATCAAGCAGCGCGAGCGCACCCGCACCATCCCCATCATCTTCCTCACCGCGCTCAGCCGCGACGCGGCCCACGTCTTCAAGGGCTACGCGCACGGCGCGGTGGACTACCTGCTCAAGCCGTTCGACCCGGAAATCCTCCGCTCCAAGGTCAGCGTCTTCGTGGACCTGTTCCTCAAGGAGCAGCAGATTCAGCGGCAGGCGTCCCTGCTGCGCCAGAGGGACCGCGAGGCGCTGGAGCGGCAGAGCGAGCTGCGCTACCGGCGGCTCACCGAGTCGCTGCCCGAGGTGATGTGGGCGGCGCGGGCGGACGGCAGCTTCACCTACGCCAACCGCGCGGCGCGCGACTACACCGGCATCCAGGAGGAGCAGCCGCTGTCGCTCGGCACCTTCCTGGAGTTCGTCCACCCGGCGGACCGCGAGGCCATGCGCAGCGCGTGGGAGCAGGCCATCCGCGGGGGCCACCGCGTGGAGCGCGAGTTCCGCCTGCGGCGCTTCGACGGCGTGTACCGCTGGCACCTGGCGCGCGCGGTGCCGGAGAAGGACGAGGCCTCGGGGCTGGCGGGCTGGATTGCCGTGGCCACGGACATCGACGACAAGCGCCGGGCCGAGGAGGCCCTGGGGCGCTTCAAGACGACGCTGGACGCCACGCTGGACTGCGTCCTCATGTTCTCCCCGGACTCGCTGACGCTCACCTACGCCAACGCGGGCGCGGCCAAGCAGCTGGCCGGCGCCGTGGACGAGCTGGTGGGGCTGTCCGTGCTGGAAGTGGAGAGCGCCTTCGACGAGGCGGGCTTCCGCAAGCTGCTGGCCCCGCTCGTCAGCGGCACGCTGCCGAGCCAGACGTACTCCACCACCCACCGCCGCCGGGACGGCACCGAGGTGCCGGTGGAGGTGGTGCTCCAGTTCGTGTCCGCCGACGAGGGCCCGGGCCGCTTCATCTCCGTGGCCCGCGACATCACCGAGCGCCAGCGCGCGGAGACGGCGCTGCGGCTGGCCAGCGAGGCCAAGGACGCCTTCCTCGCCGCGGCCAGCCACGAGCTGCGCACCCCGCTGGCGGCGGCCAAGGGCCACGCGCACCTGGCGCTGCTCAAGCTGGGCGGCGAGACGGAGGCCGGGCCGGGCAAGTCGCTGAAGATCATCAACCGGCAGATAGACCGCATGGCCAAGCTGGTGGAGGACCTGCTGGACATCAGCCGCCTCCAGGCCGGGCGCCTGTCGCTGGAGCTGGAGCGCTTCGACCTGTCGCACCTGGTGCACGAGACGCGGGACCGCATGGCGGTGCTGTCGCAGGGGCACGAAATCCAGGTGGAGGCCCCGGAGCAGCTCGAGGGCACGTGGGACCGGGGGCGCCTGGACCAGGTGCTGACCAACCTCCTGTCCAACGCCATCCGGTACTCGCCGGAGGGCGGGCCGGTGCTGGTGCGGCTGTCCGGCGAGGGCGAGGAGGGCGTGCACCTGGCGGTGAAGGACCGCGGCGTGGGCATCCCCAAGGACAAGCAGGGGCTCATCTTCGAGCGCTTCGGCCGCGCGCACGGCAGCAAGTACGGCGGCCTGGGCCTGGGGCTCACCATCAGCCAGGGCATCGTCGAGCAGCACGGCGGCCGCATCTGGGTGGAGTCGGTGGGCGCGCCGGGCGAGGGCTCCACGTTCCACGTGTGGCTGCCGCGCGAGACGGTGGGGCAGCTGGGCACCGTGCACCAGGCGCCCGGCACCCGCACCGCGAGCTGA
- a CDS encoding type VI immunity family protein has product MSTFTPKVRVYKTFEPYPPEIPEPVRDLIVRDSLNITFFMRRPHSEVRHAVTHALETYLRAVGHERLSAYLAESGYWWELDDEGWASVREELLDPQGGRAVLSQWTTVRPGHEFDYLSRLFDFPGYMAFPDEATTVSFWLPTEYLEERGPGWVRDLALELSARLPFNSGHAGLFFQSHYDSTMYIKDIHADCFAYPGMDIMKVSELANHIGTRVKGAHWMTFLGQPVLGELGGAAGLRSRLHSPGTTVQDLGQERVVVTLGKQPEFGDVDPQRTLAPYRELARVLEPWLYRERRPWTGFSDDDMRRWERRLLD; this is encoded by the coding sequence ATGAGCACGTTCACCCCCAAGGTCCGTGTCTACAAGACCTTTGAGCCATATCCGCCTGAAATTCCCGAGCCCGTGCGCGACCTCATCGTACGGGACAGCCTGAACATCACCTTCTTCATGCGTCGGCCGCACAGCGAAGTGCGACACGCCGTGACACATGCACTGGAAACATACCTCCGAGCAGTGGGACACGAGCGACTGTCCGCCTATCTGGCTGAATCCGGATACTGGTGGGAGCTTGATGACGAGGGCTGGGCATCCGTCCGGGAGGAACTTCTCGATCCGCAAGGTGGCCGCGCCGTATTGAGCCAATGGACAACGGTAAGACCGGGGCACGAGTTCGACTATCTCAGCCGGCTTTTCGACTTCCCTGGCTACATGGCCTTTCCCGATGAGGCCACCACCGTCTCCTTCTGGCTGCCCACCGAATACCTGGAGGAACGGGGTCCCGGGTGGGTGCGAGACCTGGCACTGGAACTGAGCGCCCGGCTCCCCTTCAACTCTGGTCATGCCGGCCTGTTCTTCCAGAGCCACTACGACTCAACGATGTACATCAAGGACATCCATGCGGACTGCTTCGCCTACCCGGGCATGGACATCATGAAGGTGAGCGAGCTGGCCAACCACATCGGCACCCGGGTGAAGGGCGCGCACTGGATGACCTTCCTCGGCCAGCCGGTGCTCGGCGAGCTCGGCGGCGCCGCGGGCCTCCGCTCCCGGCTGCACTCGCCCGGCACCACCGTGCAGGACCTGGGGCAGGAGCGCGTCGTGGTGACGCTCGGCAAGCAGCCCGAGTTCGGCGACGTGGACCCCCAGCGCACCCTCGCCCCATACCGCGAGCTGGCCCGCGTGCTGGAGCCCTGGCTCTACCGCGAGCGCCGCCCGTGGACCGGCTTCAGCGACGACGATATGCGCCGCTGGGAGCGCCGCCTCCTCGACTAG
- the hrcA gene encoding heat-inducible transcriptional repressor HrcA → MSDELGEREKEVLRAVVQEYISTGGPVGSQQLTRRQGFEVSSATMRNVLADLEELGFLEKPHTSAGRVPTDQGYRFYVDTLVKLKDPTPRDRELIHAGLVHEANLEEVLGEASRILHSLTRHAGVVVTPRPDSAVFHRIEFVRLREDRVLAILVGQSGQVHNKAITVDFPITSDELLKASNYLSELLREVPLEEARERIRLEMDQDQALYNALTSKALKLGAAATDLPTTERVLIQGTNSFLEAPEFADVERMRALFKALDEKNKLLSLLDRVQRAKEMQIFIGAESDFSAAGDVTVIATPYKNQDQVLGTVGVIGPTRMDYRRVIPLVNFTAQVLSRVLEKV, encoded by the coding sequence ATGTCGGACGAGCTGGGAGAGCGTGAGAAGGAAGTCCTGCGTGCCGTCGTGCAGGAGTACATCTCCACGGGTGGGCCGGTAGGCAGTCAACAGCTCACCCGGAGGCAGGGATTCGAGGTCTCCTCCGCGACGATGCGCAACGTGCTGGCGGACCTGGAGGAGCTCGGCTTCCTCGAGAAGCCGCACACCTCGGCGGGCCGGGTGCCCACGGACCAGGGCTACCGCTTCTACGTCGACACGCTCGTCAAGCTGAAGGACCCGACGCCGCGCGACCGGGAGCTCATCCACGCGGGCCTGGTGCACGAGGCCAACCTGGAAGAGGTGCTGGGAGAGGCCAGCCGCATCCTCCACTCGCTGACCCGGCATGCGGGCGTGGTGGTGACGCCGCGGCCGGACTCGGCGGTGTTCCACCGCATCGAGTTCGTCCGCCTGCGCGAGGACCGGGTGCTCGCCATCCTGGTGGGGCAGAGCGGCCAGGTGCACAACAAGGCGATTACCGTCGACTTCCCCATCACCTCGGACGAGCTGCTCAAGGCGAGCAACTACCTGTCGGAGCTGCTGCGGGAGGTGCCGCTGGAGGAGGCGCGCGAGCGCATCCGCCTGGAGATGGACCAGGACCAGGCGCTCTACAACGCGCTGACGTCCAAGGCGCTGAAGCTGGGCGCGGCGGCCACGGACCTGCCCACCACCGAGCGCGTGCTCATCCAGGGCACCAACTCGTTCCTGGAGGCGCCGGAGTTCGCGGACGTGGAGCGCATGCGCGCGCTCTTCAAGGCGCTGGACGAGAAGAACAAGCTGCTGTCGCTGCTGGACCGCGTGCAGCGCGCCAAGGAGATGCAGATCTTCATCGGCGCGGAGAGCGACTTCTCCGCCGCGGGCGACGTCACCGTCATCGCCACGCCGTACAAGAACCAGGACCAGGTGCTGGGCACGGTGGGCGTCATCGGCCCCACGCGCATGGACTACCGGCGCGTGATTCCCCTGGTGAACTTCACCGCGCAGGTGCTCTCGCGCGTGCTGGAGAAGGTGTAG
- a CDS encoding type II toxin-antitoxin system RelE family toxin, with amino-acid sequence MASPNSLPSSYAVEVDPSAWRQLGHLSNGDYGVLQERLTALATLASEGRLPDPRALQQAGVESMLSFTVGDFVLLYQVDPARTAIRLLEVTLRLSGIPPQASVR; translated from the coding sequence ATGGCATCCCCGAACAGCCTTCCATCCTCGTATGCAGTCGAAGTCGATCCTTCCGCCTGGCGGCAGCTGGGCCACCTCTCCAACGGAGACTACGGTGTCCTCCAGGAGCGGCTCACCGCGCTGGCGACGCTTGCCTCGGAGGGGCGGCTGCCCGACCCGCGCGCGCTCCAGCAGGCGGGCGTGGAGAGCATGCTGTCCTTCACCGTGGGGGACTTCGTCCTCCTCTACCAGGTGGACCCGGCCCGCACGGCCATCCGCCTGCTGGAGGTCACCCTCCGGCTGTCCGGCATTCCGCCCCAGGCCTCCGTCCGCTAG
- a CDS encoding sensor histidine kinase, producing MPSIADLIERHREQLTQRFLAEASRLESARGLKPHEVIDTLPEYLTTLASVSRQGHRGDAASTKQRLEDTHIGARLRLGYNQDEVTSEYVLMGRLIAELWEALPPREQPTPEDSQLLFTELDSAMDYTVAVFTGYSLEDRQREKRTLRHLETLAPKALGRDEALDVHLAPLLEVIQHAMEADGAELFVLEGREVLRRAAASGRCVVEAEAARVPVAGDSFLARLARSEEPLILAGLPEASAAWREGLCGTGLSTLMGLRLWPHGELMGVLYVGLARARPFQPQAKRYLETLVEYLSGILDRAFLFGQLRDAHARLGASEERYRLASTAITDAIWDWDLATNALAWNEGLETLVGYPPSEAGADAHWWAEHIHPEDREAVLRDIHAAIDGGRERWRAEYRFRHRDGHYVHVTDHGVIARDARGRGVRMVGAMQDITARTHADAARRESEDRLRLALTAGRLGTWDFDPVTGVLRWDTRTRALFGLPPEAEVSWDTFIAGVHPEDRERTALVVQRTLAGEDGGAFNLDYRTVGLADGVERWVSAHGQAFFDVHRRAVRFIGTVLDITERKRLDEQLLRREEELQRRADLEEKLIGIVSHDLRNPLNAVGYSTTLLLRRADLDDGARRVIERIRSATERANRMIRDLLDFTQARLGGAIPVHREPADLNELVRAVVEEVRLASPGRRIEVTTQGGGEGTWDTDRLAQVLTNLLNNALRYGAEDAPVRVETRAEDGVVELRVHNAGEPIRPEALPILFQPMKRGAGETEATSPGLGLGLYIVDRIVHAHGGSVSVSSTAEEGTTFCVRLPR from the coding sequence ATGCCGAGCATCGCCGACCTCATCGAACGCCACCGGGAGCAGCTCACGCAGCGCTTCCTCGCCGAAGCCAGCAGGCTCGAGAGTGCCCGGGGGCTCAAGCCGCATGAGGTCATCGACACGCTGCCCGAGTACCTGACCACGCTCGCCAGCGTCTCCCGCCAGGGCCACCGGGGGGATGCCGCGAGCACGAAGCAGCGGCTGGAGGACACGCACATCGGGGCGCGCCTGCGGCTGGGCTACAACCAGGACGAGGTGACGAGCGAGTACGTCCTCATGGGGCGGCTCATCGCGGAGCTGTGGGAGGCGCTCCCGCCGCGGGAGCAGCCCACGCCCGAGGACTCGCAGCTGCTGTTCACCGAGCTGGACTCGGCCATGGACTACACGGTGGCTGTCTTCACCGGCTACTCGCTGGAGGACCGGCAGCGCGAGAAGCGGACCCTGCGGCACCTGGAGACGCTCGCCCCCAAGGCCCTGGGACGCGACGAGGCGCTGGACGTCCACCTGGCTCCGCTGCTGGAGGTCATCCAGCATGCCATGGAGGCGGACGGGGCGGAGCTCTTCGTGCTGGAGGGGCGGGAGGTGCTGCGGCGCGCGGCGGCCTCGGGCCGGTGCGTGGTGGAGGCGGAGGCGGCCCGGGTGCCGGTCGCGGGCGACTCGTTCCTGGCCCGGCTGGCCCGCTCCGAGGAGCCGCTCATCCTGGCGGGGCTGCCCGAGGCCTCGGCCGCGTGGCGCGAGGGGCTGTGCGGCACCGGGCTGTCCACGCTGATGGGGCTGCGGCTGTGGCCGCACGGCGAGCTGATGGGCGTGCTCTACGTCGGACTCGCGCGCGCCCGGCCCTTCCAGCCCCAGGCGAAGCGGTACCTGGAGACGCTGGTGGAGTACCTCTCCGGCATCCTCGACCGGGCCTTCCTCTTCGGGCAGCTCCGGGACGCCCACGCGCGGCTGGGCGCCTCGGAGGAGCGGTACCGGCTGGCCAGCACCGCCATCACCGATGCCATCTGGGACTGGGACCTGGCCACGAATGCCCTCGCATGGAACGAGGGGCTGGAGACGCTGGTGGGCTATCCCCCCAGCGAGGCGGGGGCCGATGCCCACTGGTGGGCCGAGCACATCCACCCCGAGGACCGGGAGGCCGTGCTGCGGGACATCCACGCGGCCATCGACGGGGGGCGGGAGCGCTGGCGGGCGGAGTACCGCTTCCGCCACCGGGACGGCCACTACGTGCACGTCACCGACCATGGCGTCATCGCGCGGGACGCGCGGGGCCGGGGCGTGCGCATGGTGGGGGCGATGCAGGACATCACCGCGCGCACGCACGCGGACGCGGCGCGGCGCGAGAGCGAGGACCGGCTGCGCCTGGCGCTGACGGCGGGGCGCCTGGGCACCTGGGACTTCGACCCGGTGACGGGCGTGCTGCGCTGGGACACGCGGACCCGGGCGCTCTTCGGCCTGCCTCCGGAGGCCGAGGTGTCGTGGGACACGTTCATCGCGGGAGTCCACCCGGAGGACCGGGAGCGCACGGCGCTCGTCGTGCAGCGGACCCTGGCCGGAGAGGACGGGGGCGCGTTCAACCTGGACTACCGCACCGTCGGCCTGGCGGACGGGGTGGAGCGCTGGGTGTCCGCGCACGGGCAGGCCTTCTTCGACGTGCACCGGCGCGCGGTGCGCTTCATCGGCACGGTGCTGGACATCACCGAGCGCAAGCGCCTGGACGAGCAGCTGCTGCGGCGCGAGGAGGAGCTGCAGCGCAGGGCGGACCTGGAGGAGAAGCTCATCGGCATCGTGAGCCACGACTTGCGCAACCCGCTCAACGCGGTGGGCTACTCCACCACGCTGCTGCTGCGCCGCGCGGACCTGGATGACGGCGCCAGGCGTGTCATCGAGCGCATCCGCAGCGCCACCGAGCGGGCGAACCGGATGATTCGCGACCTGCTCGACTTCACGCAGGCGCGGCTGGGCGGCGCCATCCCCGTGCACCGCGAGCCGGCAGACCTGAACGAGCTGGTGCGCGCGGTGGTGGAGGAGGTGCGGCTGGCGTCACCGGGCCGGCGCATCGAGGTGACGACGCAGGGGGGCGGCGAGGGCACGTGGGACACGGACCGGCTGGCCCAGGTGCTGACCAACCTCTTGAACAATGCGCTGCGCTACGGCGCGGAGGACGCGCCCGTGCGGGTGGAGACGCGCGCGGAGGACGGCGTGGTGGAGCTGCGGGTGCACAACGCGGGGGAGCCCATCCGCCCCGAGGCGCTGCCCATCCTCTTCCAGCCGATGAAGCGGGGCGCGGGGGAGACCGAGGCGACGAGCCCCGGGCTGGGGTTGGGGCTCTACATCGTGGACCGCATCGTCCACGCGCACGGGGGCAGCGTCTCCGTGAGCTCCACGGCGGAGGAGGGGACGACCTTCTGTGTGCGGCTGCCCCGGTAG
- the yedA gene encoding drug/metabolite exporter YedA: MSASSAQSLPAPQSPPAVLPASVTAESAGPQRGWLITSLVSLYLIWGSTYLAIRFALEGGLPPFLMSGTRFVLAGGVLFGALWLRGAPVPNPRQWGSSAVVGLLLLGVGNGGLVFAQQWGVPSGVAALVVGSLPMWTALFGGLFGQWPGKLERWGLAVGFGGIVLLNLGGATGGKLLPTVAALVAPMSWAFGSMWSRRLPMPQGLMSAAAQMLCGGVFMLGVGLVLGEQLPTVMPGARAVGAWFYLVVFGSLVGYSAYGYLLRHARPALATSYAYVNPVVAVFLGSVLAGETMRPSAWVAMGAILGAVVLLTRKR, encoded by the coding sequence GTGTCTGCTTCGTCCGCCCAGTCCCTCCCTGCGCCGCAGTCTCCTCCCGCCGTCCTGCCTGCCAGCGTTACCGCTGAATCCGCGGGTCCGCAGCGCGGGTGGCTCATCACCAGCCTGGTGTCGCTGTACCTCATCTGGGGTTCCACCTACCTGGCCATCCGCTTCGCGCTGGAAGGCGGGCTGCCGCCGTTCCTGATGTCGGGCACCCGCTTCGTGCTGGCGGGCGGCGTGCTGTTCGGGGCGCTATGGCTGCGCGGCGCGCCGGTGCCCAACCCGAGGCAGTGGGGCTCCAGCGCGGTGGTGGGGCTGCTGCTGCTGGGTGTGGGCAACGGAGGGCTCGTCTTCGCGCAGCAGTGGGGCGTGCCCTCCGGCGTGGCGGCGCTGGTGGTGGGCAGCCTGCCCATGTGGACGGCGCTGTTCGGCGGGCTCTTCGGCCAGTGGCCGGGGAAGCTGGAGCGCTGGGGCCTGGCGGTGGGCTTTGGCGGCATCGTGCTGCTCAACCTGGGTGGCGCGACGGGCGGCAAGCTGCTGCCGACGGTGGCGGCGCTGGTGGCGCCGATGAGCTGGGCGTTCGGCTCCATGTGGAGCCGCCGGCTGCCGATGCCGCAGGGGCTGATGTCCGCCGCGGCGCAGATGCTGTGTGGCGGCGTGTTCATGCTGGGCGTGGGCCTGGTGCTGGGCGAGCAGCTGCCCACGGTGATGCCCGGGGCTCGCGCGGTGGGCGCGTGGTTCTACCTGGTCGTCTTCGGCTCGCTGGTGGGATACAGCGCGTACGGCTACCTGCTGCGCCACGCGCGCCCGGCGCTGGCCACCAGCTACGCGTACGTGAATCCCGTGGTCGCGGTGTTCCTGGGCAGCGTGCTCGCCGGTGAGACGATGCGCCCCAGCGCGTGGGTGGCCATGGGCGCGATTCTCGGCGCCGTGGTGCTGCTGACGCGCAAGCGCTGA